A stretch of Henckelia pumila isolate YLH828 chromosome 4, ASM3356847v2, whole genome shotgun sequence DNA encodes these proteins:
- the LOC140862644 gene encoding uncharacterized protein has translation MVFEKFTFLSDRHLGIIKDVKLLFSGSHHAYYLRHLVDNFVKQVLRSFPLHNKNHWSSVLKKAAYAPSQKEFTRHINNILESMPLASTFITSSNPQSWANSLFPGRRWGVMNNNIAECWNNWVKPARHIPIVSMLDNINMLSCKHACATIKSKSMSLYAFCDRYFHIEMYRQAYKGIINPIPTFDMYETNNDEGSVINAPDIRSQLGRTRTKRIPSQVETRVSKRKRTEEGRLIVNLPARKNTRSSGGFMV, from the exons ATGGTGTTTGAAAAGTTTACTTTTCTCTCGGATAGACACCTCGGTATTATCAAGGATGTTAAGCTATTATTTTCAGGAAGTCACCATGCTTATTATTTGAGGCACTTGGTGGATAATTTTGTGAAGCAG GTGTTGCGAAGTTTTCCGCTACACAACAAAAACCATTGGTCATCTGTGTTAAAAAAAGCTGCATATGCCCCTTCACAAAAAGAGTTTACACGAcacattaataatattttggaATCCATGCCTCTTGCTAGTACTTTTATCACAAGTTCTAATCCACAAAGTTGGGCCAATTCTTTATTTCCGGGAAGACGATGGGGTGTTATGAATAATAACATTGCCGAATGTTGGAACAACTGGGTTAAACCAGCTCGTCATATTCCTATTGTTTCTATGTTGGATAAT ATTAATATGCTTTCGTGCAAGCATGCTTGTGCAACTATTAAATCAAAGTCGATGTCGCTATATGCTTTTTGTGATCGGTATTTTCATATTGAAATGTATCGTCAAGCATATAAAGGAATTATCAATCCCATACCGACGTTTGACATGTACGAGACCAACAATGATGAAGGATCTGTAATCAATGCTCCGGATATACGAAGTCAACTAGGTCGTACGAGGACTAAGAGGATTCCGTCTCAAGTTGAAACACGTGTGTCAAA GAGAAAGAGGACAGAGGAAGGGCGATTGATCGTGAACTTGCCTGCTAGGAAGAATACACGTTCCAGTGGTGGATTTATGGTTTAG